From the genome of Flavobacterium luteolum, one region includes:
- the mscL gene encoding large conductance mechanosensitive channel protein MscL, whose translation MGFFSEFKEFAMKGNVVDLAVGVIIGAAFGKIVSSFIEDVITPLLLKPALDAAHLSTIEQLTAFGGVKYGVFISAVINFIIVAFVLFLIIKGMNHAKKKDVAPPPPAGPTQEELLTQIRDLLKNK comes from the coding sequence ATGGGATTTTTTTCTGAATTTAAGGAATTTGCAATGAAAGGCAACGTGGTTGACCTGGCTGTCGGGGTGATCATTGGAGCTGCTTTTGGTAAAATTGTCAGCTCATTTATTGAAGATGTAATTACGCCATTGCTGTTGAAACCAGCTTTAGATGCTGCGCATTTATCGACTATTGAACAATTGACTGCTTTTGGAGGTGTAAAGTATGGAGTCTTTATATCGGCAGTAATTAACTTTATAATTGTGGCTTTTGTTTTATTCTTGATAATTAAGGGAATGAATCATGCAAAAAAGAAAGATGTTGCACCACCGCCTCCAGCTGGACCAACTCAAGAAGAATTATTGACACAGATTAGAGATTTACTGAAAAATAAATAA